Proteins encoded within one genomic window of Arachis ipaensis cultivar K30076 chromosome B08, Araip1.1, whole genome shotgun sequence:
- the LOC107612436 gene encoding uncharacterized protein LOC107612436 encodes MEERRRGCSVATEAPSPLLGLVDIVVLPPSGCCAAAEELEGMSRHRRALPPSCCVAAHLFFTVAAHHQRRILCHQFESGYGFDSDDELQRLIKIEKVCINFQLVL; translated from the exons ATGGAGGAGAGAAGAAGGGGGTGTTCCGTTGCCACTGAAGCTCCATCACCGTTGCTAGGGCTTGTTGACATCGTCGTTCTGCCACCGTCAGGCTGCTGTGCTGCCGCCGAGGAGCTCGAAGGGATGTCTCGCCACCGTCGTGCTTTGCCACCAAGCTGTTGCGTTGCCGCTCATCTCTTCTTCACCGTCGCCGCTCATCACCAGCGTCGTATCCTCTGTCACCAG TTCGAAAGTGGGTATGGTTTTGATAGTGATGATGAACTGCAACGGCTAATTAAGATAGAGAAGGTATGTATCAATTTTCAATTGGTTCTGTGA